The genomic stretch CCTCGAGGCCCGGGACCCGATTCTCGGGGCCAAGGCCCGGTGCTGTCTCGTGGACAAGACCGAGCAGCGCAGGATCTGGATGCGGATCCTCGACGAGCACCCCCACGACGTCCGGGCCCAGGTCGAAGCGGCCGAGGGCTTGATCGGCGCCGGGCGACTGTTCCAGGCCGAGAAGTGCCTGACGCGGGCGATCGAAGCGGACTCGCACAACTGCTACGGGTTGCTGCGACTGGGACTCGCCTACGCGGTGCGGCGCGACTGGGTCCACGCGCTCGAGCTGACCGAACGCTATCTCCGGCACGATCCACCCCTCGCCCTGCGCGCCTACGCCCTCGGGCGTCTGTCGGTCATCCATCGGCAGATGGGCGATCCGGAGGGCGCGGAGGAGTTGGCGAGCGAGGCGCGGGACATCGACCCGCACGTCTGGATGACGGTGATGCCGCCACCGCGGGAGATCTTCACGCCGATCGTCTCCGCGAAGCCGGAGCCCAGGAAGATCTGACCGAGCGGTCAGCGTGCGCGGCGGAACGGAATGCGGTTGCGACGGCACCCGGGAGGTCCTGCCGGGTGCCGCCAGCGACACCGAACGCTGTTCGGTGCCCGATCAGAACCGGTACCGCTCCATCAACCCTTCCTCGAGCGCGCGCCGCTGCGCGTCGCTCGGCACGAAGTCGTAGATCTGCATCTCGGCCATGCGGAACGTGGTGAAGCCCACCGGACTGCTGAACGTCGCACCGTTGACGCCGAGGCTCGCACCGGTGAACAGCGAGATGGGCAGCGTCAGGTTCGGATCGTGGGCCTTCTCGAGACCGTTGATGAAGATCTTCGTGCCCTCTTCCTGGCTGAAGGTCACGACGTACAGCTGCAGCTGGGCGATCGAGCGATCGAGCGTGGTCGTCAGCTTCTGGCTGCCACCGTGGGACACGCCGAAGGTATCGCTGTCGTCGAAGCCCATGCGGATGACCTGTCCCTCGACGTTTCCGTCGCCCCACAGCCAGTAGGCTGGCGTGTCGTCGCTCGGTGGGACGCCGATCCGGTTCAGGACCGCCACCACCGTGTAGTCGGTGTCACGCAGCGCGGTGCCCGGAAGTCGCATGCGGCCGGTGGGCTCGATGGTCGACGATCCCTTCTCGAAGCTCGGGATGCGCCCGCCGTCGGGATTGCCCGGAACCCAGTAGCCCGCGAAGTTCGAGCCGCCGAAGGGCACGGTGGCGTCGCGGCTGTCGTCGCCGCGCTGCGCGCCGAACTGGTCCTCCCAGCGGGTGATCTTGTAGATGCCGTCCTGGCGGTACCAGCTCACGCCGAGGCTGCCGCGGTACCAGGCGATGCCGTCGGGCAGCGCGTCGCTCAGCGGCGCGCAGTCGACGACGTCGTACTCGGTGGCCACCTTCACCTTCAATTCGCGCGCCGGATCGTTCGCCGCGTTCACGGTGTAGCTCAACGGCACGCCGGTCGTGATGGTCCCGCCCTCGGCGATGAAGGTCTTCAGCGCCTCGAAATCGCCGGTGAGGGCGGCCGCGGCCTGACTCGCGACGCCGCCGAGCGCGTAGCCACCGATCTGCACCTCGCTGAGCTCGCTCACGTAGGTCACGTCCGCCTCGAGCTCTCCTCCCGCAACCGCCTTGTCGAAGCTCCCGCGCACCGAGGCGTCGACCTCCTGCAACGAATCGGTCGACTGGATCAGCAGATAGAAGACGCGCCCGTAGGTCACGCTCGATATGTAGGCCGCCGGGTTGCCGGGCTGCACGTAGCGGGAGAGCTGCTCGGACGTGACGTCCGGACCGAAGAAGTCGCCGGCGTCAGTCGGGGTCTGGAAGGCGATCGTGTAGTAGCTCTGGGTGAGGCGCACCAGGTAGCGGTTGTAGCTCACGTCGCTCTGGTACTCGAAGGAGCCCTGGATCTCGGTGGTGAGGGTCTCGTACTCCGCGCGCAAGGATACGCCGAGCTGCTCGCGCGACGTGATCCGCTCGATCTGCACGGTGGTGCGGGCCGGAAGGTCGTCGGGCGTGCCCGCAATGATCTCGTTCATCGCGTCGACCGCGCTGCCGAGACTCACCTCGTCGACGTCGACGGTCGAGGTGTTGGTGCCGTTGATCAGCGTGATCACGTAGGTGCCCGGACCCCGATCGACGGGGATCTCGCTGGGCGTCGCGTCGTCGAGCGTGTTGCCCTGCAGCAGGTTTCCCGGGAAGACGATCCGCGCGTTCGGATCGAACTGCGGGAAGTCGCTGTAGCCCTCGGTGAGGCTCACCGTCTTGCGGGTGCAGTAGTACTGGTCGTTGCCCGAGGTCTCCTCGAATTCGACCGCCTCGGTCTCTTCGTACGTCTCCTGGAACTCGTCGAACTCGCCGGCCTCGTCGAGGACACGACCGAGTTCGGTGGTCGAGCCGCCGCCGCCGGGGCCAGCGGGACCTTCGGCATCGTCACTGCAGCCGGCGACGAGGAAGAGGACGCTCAGGGCGAGCGCCAACGCAGTGCGCGTCATGGTGGGTCTCCCGCGTGGGTGGAAGGGGGCTTCGGAACAGCATGCGCAGTCGAGGGACGGATCGCGCAACGGGACGGGCGCCTAGCGCAACAGTCCCCGACGCCAGTCGGTCACGAGGTGCAGGGGGGAGACCGACGCGTTCCCTTCACTCATCGGGCTGCTCTGGAACACGAACTCGCCCTGTGGCGCCAGACTGAAGGCTCGGCCGTTGCCCGTCGGCACCACCGAACGGATGCCGGTCCGCGTCGCCCCGACCCGAAAGGTGTCCCCACTCCCGTCGACCGAAGTCACGAGAAGGTCACCGCCGAATGCCACGGTGTAGAGCGTCGACCCGTCGGCGGACCATTCGGGCCAGACCGAACCGGTACGAGTCACCTGCCACTTGCGCGCCGGATTCTCCGCGGACACGACGAAGACGTCGAAGCCCTGCTCGGACGTGGCGTTGAAGGCGATCCATCGTCCGTCCGGACTGTAGATCCCGCCGCCGGCGAGATCCTCGCCGAGATCGAGGAAGACCTCGGGCTCCGAACTCCCGTCGATGGGGAGCACTCCCATGTCGAGGTCGTTCGCGGCCGGCTCGGTCCCCTTCATGGTGACGAGGATCGTCTCGCCCGAAGGATGGATCGACGACGGCCACAGTGCCTGGTCGCTCTCCGCGAGCACGCGCGGAACGGCATTGCCCTCGATCGGGTGCAGCAGGATCCGGTGACTGGCCTGGTGAAGGCTCGAGTAGACCACGGCCGATCCGTCCGGCGTCCAGACGGCCCGCGTCTCCTGTCCCGGAGCGAAACTCAGGCGCGTCTGCAGCCCCGAATCCAGCATGACGATCCAGAGATCGGTCGCCGCCTCTCCCTCGCTCACGATCTGCACGACGGCCCGGCGGCCGTCGGGAGAAACACGGGGGAAGTCGACGGATCCGGGCTCTCCGATCGTCACCGTCTCGCCGGTGTCGAGATTCTTCCGGGTGAGGATACGGTCGGATCCCGGACTGCCGACCTGGAAGACGGTCATGCCGGTCTGCGCGATCGAGTAGACGGCGATCGCCGAGTCCCGGCTCAGGACGGCCACGTTCTCCACGAGGGGCACGCCACCGACGATCTCGCCGTCCCACGGCTGCGGGAACGGCGTGGTCATCAAGACGCCCTCGCGCACCGTCATCAGGTGTCCGTCGTGGTACTCGGCCGCGGCCTGCGACGTCGTGAGATCACGGGTCTCGTCACTGCCCAGACGACCCATGCGGATCGGGAAGTGACCGCCTTCCGCGTCGTTGGTCCGCACGAGATAGATGTAGTGTTCGCCATCGGGCAGGAAACGCGGATGACGGTGCGAATTCTCCTGCCCTTCGGGCGTGGTGAGCGGCGTCGCCTCGCCACCGGTCGACGCCACGTGGCTCAGGCCGACACTGGCGTCGGCAGCGAAGATGATGTCTCCGGCCTCGTTCCAGGTTCCGCCCTTGCCGTTCGGCGCGGGGCACAGCGTCGTGGGCGGACCGCCGACGGCAGCGACCTTGCGAAGACGCCGGCCCTCCATGTCGAAGAAACCGATCGTCTGGCTGTCGGGCGACCAGAACGGATAGGCCGCGGATTCCGTGCCCGTCAGCATGGTGGCTTCGCGGGCGCCGACCTGGCGCAGCCAGAGCATCACGCGACCGTTCTCGTCGAGCGCCGAGAACGCCATCATGGTGCCGTCGGGCGAGAGCCGGGCCGGACCCGGCGAACTTCCGTCGACGTCGAACTCGTTCCCCTCGGGCGGCGGGATCATGGCGTAGACGACCGGCGCGGATTCACCCTTCGGCAGCACCAGCGGGGCCAGCAATCCACCCGCGACGAGAGCCACGATCGCGAGCGCGACGAAGGCGGGCCACGAGCGGCGACTCGCGGGCTCGGGCGCGGCGATGGCACTCGCCCCCATCGTCGACAGCGCGAGTCCTCCTGGCTCGAGGAGCAACCGCGCCTCGCCGATGTCCCGCAGACGATTCCGCGGATCGCGTTGCAGGCAGCGTTCGGTCAACTGGGCGAGGTCGGGTGCCTGCTCCGCGGGCAGCCGGCTCCAGTCGGGCTCGGCGCGCAGCACCGCGGCCATCGTGTCGCTGACCGTCTCGGCCTCGAACAGCTTCTCGCCGACCAGCATCTCGTAGAGGATCACGCCGAAGGCCCAGATGTCGGCGCGGCGGTCGACCTTCTTGCCGCGCGCCTGCTCGGGCGACATGTAGGCGGCGGTTCCGAGGATCGCGCCGGCCTGGGTCATGGCCGCCGTGATCGTGGGCGACATGGACGGGTCGGCGTCCTCGTCGACGTCGCCGAACCACGCGCGCGCCAATCCGAAGTCGAGGATCTTCACGTCGCCGACCGGCGAGACCATGACGTTCGCGGGCTTGAGGTCGCGATGGACCAGACCGGCCTCGTGCGCCGTTTCGAGCCCCGCGGCGATCTGGGCGGCGATCGACCGTGCTTCCTCCGGCGGGATCGGTCCGTTGCGCAGGCGCTGGGAGAGGTCCTCGCCCTCGACGAGTTCCATCACCAGGAAGCGGATCCCGTCCGCCTCCTCGAAGCCGTAGATCGAGGCCACGTTCGGGTGCTGGAGGCTGGCGAGCGAACGCGCCTCGCGCTCGAAGCGGGCCTTGCGTTCGGGATCGTCCGACATCTCCGCCGGCAGGATCTTGAGGGCGACCTCGCGTTCGAGCTTGGTGTCGCGGGCGCGGTAGACCTCGCCCATGCCGCCACGGCCGACGGCGGCGGTGACCTCGTAGTGGGCCAGTTTTCGTCCGATCAATGGGCGTGGTCTCCGGGACCGAGGAGGGGCGCGGCATCGAGCATAGCCGACCGCGGACCTGGAGTCACGCGGACCGTCGCGCCGGCGCCGTGAACGCCGTCACGCAGATCTGCCATCACCCGGACGATCGCGAGACTTCCGATTGCCGGCGTCCGACGTCCGGTGCGATGCTGGCCATTCGTGAGCGACGCGTCCTTCGCCGCTCGAATCGTCGCTCCTCCCCGAGCACCACGGAGCCATCCATGGCCGAAGTCCGACTGCACGTCCTGTATCCCCACCCGACCGACGTCGACCAGTTCGAGCAGGACTACGCGCAGCACGTCGTGCTGCTTCACGAGAAGATGCAGATCCCGGCCGACGCACGGCCCTACTCGATCACGCGCTTCGTCACGACGCCGCTGGGTCCGCCCTCCCACCACCAGATGTTCACGATGCCCTTCCCGTCGGCCGAGGCGCTGCAAGAGGCCATGGTCAGCCCGGCGATGCAGGAAGTCGCCGCGGACGCGGTGCGCATCTCCTCGGGCGGTCCGCCCGTCATCCTGGTGGGCGCGGAGCACGTGATGGAGTGAGCTGTCGACGGTCGGCCGCTCGTGCGAGCGTGCCGGCCCGCGGCTTCCCGTTCCGCGGCGGAGGTGTCCTCCCCCGGTCCCTCCCGATCTGTCCCTGGTCACGGGCCGCCCGATGCCTTTCCCTGCTCCCATGTGCATTCGTTCGAGCATCGTCGAGGGCATCCGCGCCACCGCCCCCATTCTCGTGGGGGTCGTGCCCTTCGGGATGATCTACGGCGTGGTCGCGGTCTCGGAGGGTCTGGATCGCCTGCCGGCGATCCTCATGTCGTCACTCGTCTTCGCCGGCGCCTCGCAGATCGCCGCGGCCGAGCTGTGGGGCCAGGGCGCTCCCTTCGCGATCGTGGTCGCGACGGGCCTGGTCATCAATCTCCGCTTCCTCATGTACTCGGCGTCGTTGGCTCCGCACATGACCGGCCTGAGCACGTGGCAACGCTGGGTGGGATCCTACCTGCTGACCGATCAGGCCTACGCGGTCTCGGTGATCCGCTTCCAGGACCACACCGAACTCCACCGCTTCGGCTTCTACTTCGGATCGTCGATCGTGCTGTGGACGACGTGGCAGGCCTCGTCGGCTCTCGGCGTGATCGTCGGACTTCAGGTTCCGGCGTCGTGGGGACTGGAATTCTCGGTGCCGCTGATGTTCCTGGCACTCCTGGTCCCCACCCTGCGGACCTCCACGCCCGTCCTGGTGGCCGTCGTGTCGGGCGTCGCCGCGGTCGTCCTCCACGGACTGCCGATGCACCTCGGGCTGATGACCGCGGCCGCGATCGGACTCTTCGTCGGCGCCGTGCGGGAGCGTGCCGCGTGAGCGCGTGGGCGTGGATCCTGGCGCTCGGCGTCGGCACCTTCGCGATCCGGGCGTCGTTCCTGTTGCCGCGCGGACAAGGTGAGCCCTCACCCTACGTGAAGCGCGTCCTGCAACTCGTGCCGGCCGCGGTCCTGAGTGCGCTCGTCACGCCGAGCCTGTTCGTGATCGACGGCGCGCTGGCGCTGTCGTGGACGAACGAACGGCTGGTGGCCGGGGCAATCGCCGCCCTCGTGGCATGGCGCACGAAGAGCGTGATGGTGACGCTCGTGGTGGGAATGGCGGTCCTGTGGGCGGCGCGGCTGCTCGGGTGAGGGCGCGAGGCCGTGGGCGGCGCGCTCGACGGAAACGGCGGTTCGCGCCGGCGTGCGGATCATCCACTGCTGCGGCTTCGACTCGATCCCGAGCGATCTCGGCACGCGCGCGCTCCAGGACGCGGTGATCGCCCGCGACGGCCGGCTGTGCGACGAGGTCAAACTCTTCGTCGTCGACCTGCGGGGCGCGGTGTCCGGCGGAACGATCGAGAGCATGGTCGGCGTGATGGACGCGGCGCGCGATCCCGCGGTGCGCAAGGTCCTCGGCGATCCCTACGCGCTGAATCCTCCGGGTGAGCGCCACGGTCCCGACCGCCGCGAACCCCGCGGTCCGGATCACGACCGCGTCACCGACACTTGGACCGCGCCCGTGGTCGCAGTGAGGATGACGATGACGAGCCGGGGAGTGGTGGGCACGGTCGGCCGTTCAAGCGCTCCTTCGGGGAGCCTGCGGAGAAGTCTCAGGAGAACTTCACCGATCCCGACAGCCGGATCATGAAGGTTTCGGGCGGGTTTCAGCAGAGTTACAACACCCAGGTCGCCGTGGACGGGAAGTCCCGGATCATTGTCGCGAACGGTGTCACGCAGTCGGCGGCCGACGTGGGACAGCTCAGGCCTCTCCTGGACGGGATCCGCTCGAACACGGGGCGAACCCCGCAGCGGGTCTTGGCCGACGCGGGCTACGCGTCCGAGAAGAGCCTGCGCTCGCTGCAACGGCGACGCATCGATGGGTACGTGGCGCAGGGACGGGGAGAGACGCCGACCGAGCAGGTCGCCTC from Candidatus Krumholzibacteriia bacterium encodes the following:
- a CDS encoding thiol-activated cytolysin family protein encodes the protein MTRTALALALSVLFLVAGCSDDAEGPAGPGGGGSTTELGRVLDEAGEFDEFQETYEETEAVEFEETSGNDQYYCTRKTVSLTEGYSDFPQFDPNARIVFPGNLLQGNTLDDATPSEIPVDRGPGTYVITLINGTNTSTVDVDEVSLGSAVDAMNEIIAGTPDDLPARTTVQIERITSREQLGVSLRAEYETLTTEIQGSFEYQSDVSYNRYLVRLTQSYYTIAFQTPTDAGDFFGPDVTSEQLSRYVQPGNPAAYISSVTYGRVFYLLIQSTDSLQEVDASVRGSFDKAVAGGELEADVTYVSELSEVQIGGYALGGVASQAAAALTGDFEALKTFIAEGGTITTGVPLSYTVNAANDPARELKVKVATEYDVVDCAPLSDALPDGIAWYRGSLGVSWYRQDGIYKITRWEDQFGAQRGDDSRDATVPFGGSNFAGYWVPGNPDGGRIPSFEKGSSTIEPTGRMRLPGTALRDTDYTVVAVLNRIGVPPSDDTPAYWLWGDGNVEGQVIRMGFDDSDTFGVSHGGSQKLTTTLDRSIAQLQLYVVTFSQEEGTKIFINGLEKAHDPNLTLPISLFTGASLGVNGATFSSPVGFTTFRMAEMQIYDFVPSDAQRRALEEGLMERYRF
- a CDS encoding protein kinase, which translates into the protein MIGRKLAHYEVTAAVGRGGMGEVYRARDTKLEREVALKILPAEMSDDPERKARFEREARSLASLQHPNVASIYGFEEADGIRFLVMELVEGEDLSQRLRNGPIPPEEARSIAAQIAAGLETAHEAGLVHRDLKPANVMVSPVGDVKILDFGLARAWFGDVDEDADPSMSPTITAAMTQAGAILGTAAYMSPEQARGKKVDRRADIWAFGVILYEMLVGEKLFEAETVSDTMAAVLRAEPDWSRLPAEQAPDLAQLTERCLQRDPRNRLRDIGEARLLLEPGGLALSTMGASAIAAPEPASRRSWPAFVALAIVALVAGGLLAPLVLPKGESAPVVYAMIPPPEGNEFDVDGSSPGPARLSPDGTMMAFSALDENGRVMLWLRQVGAREATMLTGTESAAYPFWSPDSQTIGFFDMEGRRLRKVAAVGGPPTTLCPAPNGKGGTWNEAGDIIFAADASVGLSHVASTGGEATPLTTPEGQENSHRHPRFLPDGEHYIYLVRTNDAEGGHFPIRMGRLGSDETRDLTTSQAAAEYHDGHLMTVREGVLMTTPFPQPWDGEIVGGVPLVENVAVLSRDSAIAVYSIAQTGMTVFQVGSPGSDRILTRKNLDTGETVTIGEPGSVDFPRVSPDGRRAVVQIVSEGEAATDLWIVMLDSGLQTRLSFAPGQETRAVWTPDGSAVVYSSLHQASHRILLHPIEGNAVPRVLAESDQALWPSSIHPSGETILVTMKGTEPAANDLDMGVLPIDGSSEPEVFLDLGEDLAGGGIYSPDGRWIAFNATSEQGFDVFVVSAENPARKWQVTRTGSVWPEWSADGSTLYTVAFGGDLLVTSVDGSGDTFRVGATRTGIRSVVPTGNGRAFSLAPQGEFVFQSSPMSEGNASVSPLHLVTDWRRGLLR
- a CDS encoding AzlD domain-containing protein; the encoded protein is MSAWAWILALGVGTFAIRASFLLPRGQGEPSPYVKRVLQLVPAAVLSALVTPSLFVIDGALALSWTNERLVAGAIAALVAWRTKSVMVTLVVGMAVLWAARLLG
- a CDS encoding AzlC family ABC transporter permease, whose amino-acid sequence is MCIRSSIVEGIRATAPILVGVVPFGMIYGVVAVSEGLDRLPAILMSSLVFAGASQIAAAELWGQGAPFAIVVATGLVINLRFLMYSASLAPHMTGLSTWQRWVGSYLLTDQAYAVSVIRFQDHTELHRFGFYFGSSIVLWTTWQASSALGVIVGLQVPASWGLEFSVPLMFLALLVPTLRTSTPVLVAVVSGVAAVVLHGLPMHLGLMTAAAIGLFVGAVRERAA
- a CDS encoding transposase, whose amino-acid sequence is MKVSGGFQQSYNTQVAVDGKSRIIVANGVTQSAADVGQLRPLLDGIRSNTGRTPQRVLADAGYASEKSLRSLQRRRIDGYVAQGRGETPTEQVASSPEHQRVHEKLKTKSGQKQYRKRKHIAEPPFGWIKSVLNFRSFSLQGHVDVKAEWNLVCLALNLKRLNAQMMWSG
- a CDS encoding EthD family reductase yields the protein MAEVRLHVLYPHPTDVDQFEQDYAQHVVLLHEKMQIPADARPYSITRFVTTPLGPPSHHQMFTMPFPSAEALQEAMVSPAMQEVAADAVRISSGGPPVILVGAEHVME